TTGTTGCCGGGCGTCACGACGCGCGCTTTGACGTCTTCGGAATCCCAGCGCAGCATCAAGGCGAGGCGTTGGCGCGACACGATGTGATGAGGATGCTTCGGAACGAAGGCCGTGACGACGTCGAAGCCCCGCCCGTCACGGTGCAACTCCACGACGACGTGCAACGGCAACTTGAAGCCGTGCGCCTCGAAGTAACCGGAGACGAGCATGCGGCGATCCTCGGGATACACCGCGCGCACGCGACCGAAATTCAGGACCATGACGATGTCGTGCTCCAAAAAGCCTTCCGCCCGCGCGTGCCCGATCGCGTGCGGCTTGATGACGTAATCGCCGTCGAACACGGCGTCCTTGAGACGACGGTGCGCGGAGGCGAGCGCGAAATCCGACGTGTCCACGCCCTGAAGGTCGGCGGTACGCTGCGGCTTCACGGGCTTTTGCGGCGCCTTTGGGGCGGGTGGAGGCGGGAGCTTGCGGCGCTGTTTCTCGTCTCGTTCGATTTCGGCGCGCAGCGTCAGCAGGGTCGGATCGTCGCGAAGGGGCATGGCGGTCTCCAAAAAGAAAAGCGCTCCGCAAACACGTTTGTGCTTGAGGAGTGAGAAGGAGGCACCCTGTTCAGGGCATACGAACATTGTAACGCGAAACGCGGCGAGCAGTGCGAGGCAACGAACACTTGTGCTCGGCGCCCGCCTCCTTACACTGAAGGCAAGCTCGGCGACTCGGCGGCGAACCCTCTCGCGCTTTCTTCGACTCGACAGCGCACCACAGGAGGCTTTCATGATTCGGCCCATGCAGTCCACGGACACGCCCGACGTCCTCGCCCTGCTCGAATGGATGGACGCTCAACCCGAGCGTGAAGTGCTGGCGCCCGAAGCGAGAACGCCGCACGACCTGAGGTTGGAGAGCGAGGACAAAGTTTGCTTCGTGGACGTTGACGAGTTCGACGGCGTACGGACGTACTGCGCCCTGAGCGGCTTCGAGGCGGACCACCTGCTCGAAGGGCCGCTCGGCACCGGCCCGCTGGCGCCCGCCCTCAAGCGAGTGTTGAGCGCCGCGAAGGGCAGCGTGTACGCTTTTTGCGCTCGCGACAACATCGTCGTGCGCGACGCGCTGGAGGACGCGCGCTTTCATCCGATGCACACCACCGACTTCTACGAACTGAGACGCGACCAGGCAGGACCCTCGCCCGCTGCGCCCGGCGACTTGAGGATCGCGCCACGCGTGGACTTCGAAACGTACCGCGCGCTCTACCGATTCAGCGAAGACAAGTGGAGTTCGCGGCTGGAGTGGACGTACACGAACTTCGAGGCGCACGCGCGGCGCGACGACGTCCGCATGCTCGTCTTGATGCGCGGGCGAAGCGCCGTCGGCTTCGCGGAACTGGAGATCGGCGAGACGGCCAACCTCACGTACCTCGCCGTTCATCCCGCCGAACGCGGACACGGCTACGGCCGCGTGTTGCTGGACGCGGCGATTCGCGAGGCGTTCTCTCACGCGGAAGTGCGGGCCCTTCGGGCGCGCGCCCATGACCACGAGTCGGCGGCGAAGAAGTTGTACACGCGCCGTGGCCTCTCGTGGCGCCGCAGCGTCGTCACGTACCTTCGTGACGAGACCGCCTGACCTTACCGAAGTCGTGCGGCCGGATCGACGATCGCCCGCACGTCTCCTTCGACGCGGCCCGTCAAGACGACGCCGCTCGGGGTGACGCGCAAGCTTCTCACGTCGACTTCGCGCACCTGCCCTGTCAATGTGACGTTCGGAACGGGCGAAAAGGGCAACTTGGAGCGCACGGTCGCCAAGAGGCGCGCGGCGTCCTTCGTGGTGTCGTAGAGAGCGTTTCGAATCAGGAAGTCCTGCACGCGGCGATCCGCGAGCCATCCGAGAACGCGGGCGGTGAGGCCCGTGGGCCTGGTGCGCACGGTGACGTTCGTGAAGCTCAGCGCGCCCGTCTTCGCGTCCAGCACGGGCCGACCGGTGACGTCGAGCGTGGCGTTCACTCGAAGGCCGAGGGCGCGCACGGTGACGTCCGTGGCGGCGTTGAGCAAGTCTCCTCTTGGCGTGACCGTCACCTTGTGAACTCGAACGGTCGGCTTGAGAGGCACGGCGAGCGGGTACCCCTGCCGAGCGGCGAACGCGGTCATGGCGTTCGATAGAACCGCGTACGGCACTTGAATCGGCACTTCGAGTTGCACGCCCGTCCGGTCGACTTCGCGAATGACGAGGTCGGGCAGCAAGGGCACGGCGACCGCGCCGGGCGCGTTGCCACCGATCCACGCGCTGGCGTCGAAGTCCGCTTGAACGTTCATGGTGAGCGCGTCGTTCGTCGTCTTGATGGGCGTCGCGGCGAGTTTCTCCACCGTGACCTTCGCGAAGGCGGGCTCCGGGGCCGGAAGCTTCCAAGGTTGATGCAGCGCTTGCCACGCGGTACTCGCCCGCGTTCGCAAGTCGGCAGCGCGGGCGATTTCCGTCTCCAAGCGGCGCGCGAGAACATCGAGTTGGGTTCGTACGACGCCTTCGACGAGCGTCGTGACGGGCACGCGAACGCCGGGCGCGAGCTCGAAGCTCAGCGGGTCCGTCCAAGCGAGGTCCGTGGCGGCCCGAACGGTGACCGTGTAGTCGGAGTGAAGCTCGGGCGTGAGGCGTACGGAGACGCTGGCCTCGCCACCGAACTTGCGGGTGACGCCGTACGTCGCCTCCAAGTTCACGCGCACGGGCAACGTCATCACGAGACTGCCCTCCTGGCCGCTCACCCGCACATGCGACGTGCGCGTGACTTGCCCCGAGAAGCGCACGGTGCCGAGCACTCCGCCCGCGACGGCTTGCGACACGTCCATCGGCGCCAGAACCACGGGCACGTTCTCGTTCACGACCGTCTGCAAGCGGGCGTACGAGACGCTAACCGGCACGCTGAGGTGCGACGTCGCGGCCAACGAGGAAGAAGCGAGCGCGAACATCGAGGCGACGGCGAGAAGAGGGCGTCTCATGGACCTTCTTCGTAGCGTACGCGAGCTGATCTCATGTGAGACGCGCCCTCCTTCCCTCTGTCAGAGAGGCGCGGAGGGCGCGGAAAGGCGACTTGTCAGTCGTGGGACGTCGCGAACTGCGCCGCCTCGGTGCTGCCCTTCATGGCGGTCGTGGAGCTCTTGCCGCCCGACACGGCGAGGCTGACGGCGTCGAAGTAGCCGGTGCCGACCTCGCGCTGGTGTTTGACGGCCGTGAAACCGCGCTCGACGCTGGCGAACTCGCGCTCTTGCAGCTCGACGAAGGCGCTCATGTGCCGCCGCGCGTAGCCGTACGCGAGGTCGAACATGGAGTGATTGAGCGAGTGGAAGCCGGCGAGGGTGATGAACTGGAACTTGTAGCCCATCGCGCCGAGTTCGCGTTGGAACTTGGCGATCGTCGCGTCGTCGAGATTGCGTTTCCAGTTGAAGCTCGGCGAGCAGTTGTACGCCAAGAGCTTGCCGGGAAAGCGAGCGTGAATGGCCTCCGCGAAGCGCCTCGCCTCGTGCAGATCGGGTCTGCTCGTCTCGCACCAGACGAGGTCGGCGTAAGGCGCGTAGGCGAGGCCGCGCGCGATCGCTTGATCGAGGCCCGCCTTGACACGGTAAAAGCCTTCCGGGGTACGCTCGCCGCGAACGATGAAGGCGTGGTCGCGCTCGTCCACGTCGGACGTGAGCAGATCAGCGGCGTCCGCGTCCGTTCGGGCCACGAGAAGGGTCGGCACGCCCTGCACGTCCGCCGCGAGCCGCGCGGCGCCCAAGGTGCGAATGAACTGCGAAGTCGGAACGAGCACCTTGCCGCCGAGGTGGCCGCACTTCTTCTCGCT
This genomic window from Deinococcus yavapaiensis KR-236 contains:
- a CDS encoding DUF4258 domain-containing protein; this encodes MPLRDDPTLLTLRAEIERDEKQRRKLPPPPAPKAPQKPVKPQRTADLQGVDTSDFALASAHRRLKDAVFDGDYVIKPHAIGHARAEGFLEHDIVMVLNFGRVRAVYPEDRRMLVSGYFEAHGFKLPLHVVVELHRDGRGFDVVTAFVPKHPHHIVSRQRLALMLRWDSEDVKARVVTPGNKVGYKNKGRWKRGA
- a CDS encoding GNAT family N-acetyltransferase, encoding MIRPMQSTDTPDVLALLEWMDAQPEREVLAPEARTPHDLRLESEDKVCFVDVDEFDGVRTYCALSGFEADHLLEGPLGTGPLAPALKRVLSAAKGSVYAFCARDNIVVRDALEDARFHPMHTTDFYELRRDQAGPSPAAPGDLRIAPRVDFETYRALYRFSEDKWSSRLEWTYTNFEAHARRDDVRMLVLMRGRSAVGFAELEIGETANLTYLAVHPAERGHGYGRVLLDAAIREAFSHAEVRALRARAHDHESAAKKLYTRRGLSWRRSVVTYLRDETA
- a CDS encoding DUF4403 family protein, translated to MRRPLLAVASMFALASSSLAATSHLSVPVSVSYARLQTVVNENVPVVLAPMDVSQAVAGGVLGTVRFSGQVTRTSHVRVSGQEGSLVMTLPVRVNLEATYGVTRKFGGEASVSVRLTPELHSDYTVTVRAATDLAWTDPLSFELAPGVRVPVTTLVEGVVRTQLDVLARRLETEIARAADLRTRASTAWQALHQPWKLPAPEPAFAKVTVEKLAATPIKTTNDALTMNVQADFDASAWIGGNAPGAVAVPLLPDLVIREVDRTGVQLEVPIQVPYAVLSNAMTAFAARQGYPLAVPLKPTVRVHKVTVTPRGDLLNAATDVTVRALGLRVNATLDVTGRPVLDAKTGALSFTNVTVRTRPTGLTARVLGWLADRRVQDFLIRNALYDTTKDAARLLATVRSKLPFSPVPNVTLTGQVREVDVRSLRVTPSGVVLTGRVEGDVRAIVDPAARLR
- the aceA gene encoding isocitrate lyase codes for the protein MTNHLTQEARALELAWQTDPRWSAVRRDYTAVDVVKLAGSVRVEHTLARRGAEKLWTLLHEEPFVNALGALTGNQALQQVKAGLKAIYLSGWQVAADANNAGQMYPDQSLYPASSVPDVVRRINHTLRRADQIAHLEGDESTDFFAPIVADAEAGFGGPLNAFELMKAMIEAGAAGVHFEDQLASEKKCGHLGGKVLVPTSQFIRTLGAARLAADVQGVPTLLVARTDADAADLLTSDVDERDHAFIVRGERTPEGFYRVKAGLDQAIARGLAYAPYADLVWCETSRPDLHEARRFAEAIHARFPGKLLAYNCSPSFNWKRNLDDATIAKFQRELGAMGYKFQFITLAGFHSLNHSMFDLAYGYARRHMSAFVELQEREFASVERGFTAVKHQREVGTGYFDAVSLAVSGGKSSTTAMKGSTEAAQFATSHD